A stretch of DNA from bacterium:
AGATCGTCAAACTTCAATGATGCATAACAAAAAGCCCCCCGCCTGAGGCGGGGGGCTTTTTGTTACCCGGTCTGGATCAACTCCTGGGCATCGGGGAAATGGAATTTAAGGTTGTGGTCCAGAAAGGCCTGTTCTGTGGTTGTCAAAACCTTTTGCATCGTCTCCAGGGCCAGTTGCTTGGCCGGGGCCACCAAACGGGCGTCGGTGTTCAGGTCGGCGATCTTCAAGGCCGGCAGGCCGTGCTGGCGGGTGCCCCAGAGTTCGCCGGGGCCCCTGATCTTCAGGTCCTCTTCGGCAATCTTGAAACCGTCCGATGTGCTCTGCATTATACTCAAGCGCGCTTGGGCCTCCGGTGTGGACTTTTGGCCGGACATCAGGATACAGTATGACTTGTGCCGGCCCCGGCCCACCCGGCCCCGCAGCTGGTGCAGCTGGGACAGGCCGAAGCGCTCAGCATGCTCAATCACCATTACCGTGGCATTGGGCACGTCAATGCCCACTTCAATCACCGTGGTGGCCACCAGCAGCTGAATGGCGTCCCGGCGGAATTCCTCCATCACCTGCTGGCGCTCATCAAAGGCCAGCTGGCCGTGGATAAGGCCGGTCTTGAAATCCTTGAAAACATCGTCGCTCAGGTGCCGGTGCATCTTGATGGCGGCCTTGAGGTCGGTCTTCTCCGATTCCTCGATGATGGGGTAGATCACATATATCTGGCGACCTGCTTTCATCTGGTCGCTTAGGAAGGTGTAGACCTTGCTTCGGTTGGCTTCCGATGCCACCTTGGTGACGATGGGCTGGCGGCCGGGGGGCAGTTCGTCTATCACCGAGATGTCCAGGTCGCCGTAGGCGGTCATGGCCAGGGTGCGGGGGATGGGGGTGGCAGTCATCACCAGCAGGTGGGGATCCCGGCCCTTGGCCCGGATCTTGGCCCGCTGGGCCACCCCGAACCGGTGCTGCTCGTCAATGATGGCCAGGGCCAGGGCCTTGAAGTTCACCTGCTCCTGGATCAAGGCGTGGGTGCCGATGGCCAGAAGTATCTCGCCGGTCTCCAGCTTCCGGTATATCTCCTTTTTTTCCGCCGGCGGGGTCTTGCTGGTCAGCAGGGCGGAAGTGATGGTCAACTTGTCCAGCCAGGGCTTGATCCCGGCATAATGCTGTTCGGCCAGGATCTCGGTGGGGGCCATCAAGGCGGTCTGCAGGTTCTGGCCGGCCGCCTGGATCAGTGCGGCAAAGGCCACCAGGGTCTTGCCGGAA
This window harbors:
- the recG gene encoding ATP-dependent DNA helicase RecG; translation: MQTTQNRGNFPSVLFKNIRKSALTEIQYIKGVGPKRAELFHKLGIFTVRDLFYHAPRRYIDRSVFTKIADLHPGQDVTVIGKVSGKSVNYARRGFTIFNLMINDESGFLPVKWFNQPYLKDRFEIGQTVVLSGSAKYDRGLVFLNPEYEVIDDEDAELIHTGRIVPLHPSTTGLSARQIRTVLKAAMEGHLSELTESLPEAVIQNRGLMPLKNAVQEMHFPQSLQFAQKARERLAFEELFYLQVLLMQRRKNFSGLARAVPIVSSGWRRSFESVIPFTPTAAQERVMREITGDLSQTKPMHRLLQGDVGSGKTLVAFAALIQAAGQNLQTALMAPTEILAEQHYAGIKPWLDKLTITSALLTSKTPPAEKKEIYRKLETGEILLAIGTHALIQEQVNFKALALAIIDEQHRFGVAQRAKIRAKGRDPHLLVMTATPIPRTLAMTAYGDLDISVIDELPPGRQPIVTKVASEANRSKVYTFLSDQMKAGRQIYVIYPIIEESEKTDLKAAIKMHRHLSDDVFKDFKTGLIHGQLAFDERQQVMEEFRRDAIQLLVATTVIEVGIDVPNATVMVIEHAERFGLSQLHQLRGRVGRGRHKSYCILMSGQKSTPEAQARLSIMQSTSDGFKIAEEDLKIRGPGELWGTRQHGLPALKIADLNTDARLVAPAKQLALETMQKVLTTTEQAFLDHNLKFHFPDAQELIQTG